The sequence TACTTCTCTCTTTGAGGAGGTCAAATTTGAGAAGGTCCAATGCTGAGTCCACACAAATGGATTCTCAGATAACTAGGTCCCTTACATTGCCCCACAGGAGTGTATTGAAGAATGCTCAATACACCCCTTCCGTTACCCCTGATGACCAAGCTGGAGAAACATTGATGTCATACCCATTTCCAGACACACCTTCAAAAATGGGAATATTAGACATAAGCCATTTCCCTTCTTCACCCAGAATAAAGAGGATAGTGGCATTAGAGAAACCAATGTTGATAAACAAAACAGAGACAGACATTTTAAAGAAGCCAGAGGGTTCTGTTGTTAGAGCTGAAGAGGAGCCTTTCCAGCTATCCCCAACCCATTCCAACCAACCTGGGATTGTCAAAGCTCAGCAGCATTGTCATTTAGttaatttgagaaaatattcCAATATAGATAACAGTAATCCAGTGGAACAAAGTACAGCTAACAATACAAAGCTTCATAATCTGAACACCACAATTTCTAGCAaggaaaaaacaaatgttaaCTTGGATTATCCTCAAACTGTTAGAAACGTAGAATCACAAAGCACGCAAAATATTCCTGACAGCAACTCAATGAGCATGAGAACATTCACAGACCGGCTTAACTTCTCACCCAGGAAAGAGAACTCTTCTGTAGATGGAAATAACACAACAAATTGGGGGCACATATATCTGGACTCTAAGAAACATTCTCTGTCAAGTCAAAGCTCAATGGAGCTTTCAAGTCCTCTCTCTCCAAGCAGATCTATTAGAGGGATTCAAATTCAGAGCATCTATTCATACCTAAGAGAGTCCAGCCCAAATGTATCTACCCCTAATTCCCCTTCCACCCCTTTTTCCCACTTACAGAGAGCTGTAACTTCTTCCTCTCCTAAGCAAGATGGAGGCGTAATACTACATGGCGACAGAGAACCCCTTGTATCGAGATTTTCTTTTGACCTAAGCCCAATCGAGCCACAGGTAAAAGCATCAAAAAGAGGCTCTAATGGTTCCAGTGCTCTTATAACTCCAGCTCAATCTCTGCCTCCTGATTTTGGAAGGAGATCAGCACCCCGTCTCAGTACTTCTCCATATTCTACCCTGATCTCCTCAAGACCTGCCCTCAACAGCACTATACAAGGACTGTCCTCTCCACCTGCGCCCAAACAACATGACAGATCTACATCAGATACTGCAACCATACGTGCTGACCCTATAAAAGGTGATCCAACCTCTTCTCCCTCCATATACACAAGCATTACAAGGAGACCAAAGGAGCAGCTAGCTTCTCCTGAAAGAGATAAGAGGACAGAAAATGCATTTCAGGTTTATACATGTGCCTTAGATAATCACAGACCTGCCCAGCCATGCCTCTCACAAACTGTACCTGATGCAAGTTTTGTCATGGAAAGCCAAAGCGCAAATATAACCACACACCCAAGGAAGCATTGCACAGGCCCTAATAACATTCCTCAACAGGAAAATGATGGCTCAATGATACTTCATCTTGATAAGGGTAATGGTTATCCCAAGCACAGGAGACAGTTAGAGACTTATTTACTGTCTAATAAGCTCACAGCTGAAAGTGAGACCCCATTTACAGCTGAGAAGGAGATTAGCGCTTTGCAAATGCATGAGAGATTGCAGGAAATCCAAAGTCCCAATTCAAAGAAAGCCCTCTTTGCATTACAGGTTAAGAAAGACAATGTCACTTTAGATCCCATGCCAGACAAAGAGGTTGTTCCCCCTCAGTATTTAAAAACCAAAAGAAACTCGCCAGTATTTAAAACAAGCAGCAGGATTGACCAGATGTTAAATCGCTTGAAAATGACATTTAGTGTCAAACGTTTAGAAAACACTCTTGATACAGTCACAAAAAAGAGTAGGACCCCCACTCAGCAACCCTCAGACACTAAGAATTTGGAAAAAAACATGACAGTGGAGAAAAAGTCTTCTAGGATCCAATGGGAGCCCCCCAAAACATCTTTGGCCACTGATAAAGCATATTTTCCCTCTTTGGAGTCATTGTCACCATTAACATTAAAGAAATCTTGGAATACACTAAATGTGAACCAGCAAAACAGGTGTAAGGATGAAAAAAAGTGTTCTGGGATCCAATGGGAGCCTCCTAACTCAGCTTTGACCATTGATAAAGCATCTCTTCCCTCTTCAGAATCATTGTCACCAGTAAAATTGAAGAAATCTGATAATACACTAAATGTAGGTCAGCAAAACAGGTGTAAAGATGACAAAAACTTTTCATGGAGCAAGTGGGAGCATCCCAACTCATCCTTGACCGTGGATGAAGCATCTTTTCCTTGTTTGGAGTCAGCTTCTCCATTAACATTACGGAAATCTAAAAATACACTAATTGTAGATCAGCACAACAGGTTTAAGGATGAATATAAGTGTTCTTGGAGTCAGTGGGAGCATCCTAAGTCATCTTTGAGCATGGATGAATCATCTTTACACTCTTTGGAGTACTTGTCACCATTTAAACTACCACACAAGTGGTGTAGTGATGAAAATGGAAACCGGTCTAGCGGCAGCAGCTTTAGTCCACACACGCTAAAGCCCCATGGTATGAACCGTTCTGCCACCTTGCCACATTACAAAAAGTCCTCTGTTGGTCCTCCGTCACCCTTTTATCTGTTTGATTTTGATTCGGAAGACATTCAGAatgacaatgtgttttatagTCCACTGAGCAAAAAAAGTAATTCGCTTTGTGAGTCTGACAATGACCCTCAGCTGTGCGTTTCCAAAAGTACTGTGCAGCAAAACCTCATGCGGACTCGACTGTCCTCCTCTTGTGCGGATTTAAAGTACGGTCTGGATAATAGGCGGTCTTTCTCTGTCAGCAGTGTGTTTACAAGCCGCCCATCAGGTCCTAAACGTATCTCAACAAGTAGCATCAGTGACCTCTCAAGTTTAGAGGACTTCAGCAGTAAGGGGAGCTTTACAAAATTTGACTCTCCTATAAATAATAGAAATTCCCCTAGCTATGGTGCCAAATATGTTACCAGTAACCAAACCCAACCTGGATGTCCATTGCCAGATGATCATTTATGGACTACAGATAAACAGGAAAACTTTTTGGAAGATGCAGACCCAACCCCacctccctcaccacctttttccCCCTCATCCCGTCGCATTTCCCAGGCTCCTGCTATCTCTTCCCCCATCCGAACAACTCCAGACAATCTATCTCCTCGTGGAATTCTGCCATCAAGGAGCTATACAACCAGCTTGACTGTTTTTGAGGAGTCTAGTTCTGACACCACAACTGATGATGAATACTACCTTGATGATGGTGATGAGGTAGAAACAGAACTTTAGTGGAAAGTATTCCAATTGTTCAGTTTAATCGCTTTTGTAGTTTTGATTATATGTACTGGATGTTTAAAAATTGGTTGTTTTCTGTGCACTAGGTCTTCTATGACAAATTTATTAAAACCACAGCAACATTATTTCTCAGTCAGATCAAACCTAAATTGTAAGAGCATCTAGTTACTGCAGCACAGCTCATTTAATAAAAGAAGGAAttcttattatttaaaaaataaattgcaaagagcacttttaatatttttctgtgtaaaacataaatattattattattattaggggcttGTAAAATATCTGGTGCTTGAGcataacaatattttatttaattatgaatGTATTAACATTACAAATTAATGTTGTTTTGTGAGGTGTTTTGATACTTTCTGGATCTTGAGGCTTTTACATGTTGAATTCTCATGTCTCATTCCTTTTGTAGTGGGCTGCTTCCTGTAGTTCATAGGCTAATTCATACAGGTATTTGAAAGCATCAGCATGTCAGACACAATAATTTATTCTTTCTGACAGACATTAGTAGCTGCCAACTTAGGAACTGAACCACAAATgcagtttatctctctctctctgtgtgtgtgtgtgtgtgtgtgtgtgtgtgtgtgtacatgtttcactatatttgtgagtgccaactttttgaaaatgtcctcactaatatagagaaacctttttaaaaaccattagtgaggacattttaggtggttCTGACACCTCACTAGtaaaaaaggctcataaatcagccaaataatgtttagctttaaatctactgatgtgcacatgtttctgtgagggttaggtttaggggtaggggatagaaaatatcataagcctgctatgaaatcagtggaagtctatgagatgtcctcacttatatagtgatacaaccgtgtgtgtgtgtgtgagagagagagagattttgttttttggtaaGGTAATTTCTTTAATATCTTAATTACTAACAGGaaattgttatatttaaataaaaaagaagataATATATTGACTAATATTGATACTATGTTGAAACGTAAACAACCAGTGTCATAAAAGAATGTTGATCGCTGCAAAAAtgtatcacagtgtaaaaatgttttagttgAATTGTAAATAAAACGAGTAActttgaaaacacatttatatCGCATTTGTCTGTGCCTCTACTCAAGTAAAGATAATCCTTAACACAGCCTGACAGTGTTGCGTGACATGCCACAACTTGATATATcttttcaaattaaatttaattttacGCAATACAGTGATATACCTCCCTTGAAAGTGCCGCTCTTGGCACTCTTTTGTATTTATCTTTTTACTAATGCTGCATGGTGAAGTTTGCGCAACTAggtccctgctgaaaaaaaaatctttactttgtttactgaaaaataactaATAAATAATTCAATGTGAATGAGTTTGTTTTCACGTTGCACCGGAAACGGTTCTTAGGCTCTAGACGTGCAGTCACCCGTCCACTTAAAGGAATTAAGTCATATTTCCGAAAAGcttcattttttgtcatttttttttcctgcacTTTTATCTCCCTCTACTGTGTCATTGTGAACATATGTTCAAACACTTTGTTGTATGCTTTGCTATATTCACCGGAATTTGGATTTTCTTTGGATATTATTAGCATCATAAAGATAAAAGACAAGCTTTTGCTTGAAGCTTCAACGGGCAAGCTACAGAGAGAAGGATTTGAATGTCTTGCTATGGCAATGTCTCTGGGGGGGTTATTGACCCAGGTTTCTACATACTAATAGGCTATAGTAAGATTTTTATACTTCCATTTAAGCCGTCTAATTACATTAGGCATCTAGGTAGATATCTACCTATCAGAAACCTTTAAATTCAAGTATATCTGTCTTTTGATACTCTACCTCCAGGATGAAGAGGACTCCAGAGATACAGTAAGTAATATTTTGGGGGATCAATGGAAGTAGTTTATTTAAAGCAACTGTATACACAACTTCAGCCATCTTTAAACTGCAAAGTGGGACTTTagtgtatttacacagactggTTAATGCTGCTtagagcaggcataaatgcatttaaacagCAAATACAATtccataaataatgttatgaaactaacaatttaaatataaaattatgaatatagaaatataaaatgaatgaaaatattaaattaagcttttaaatatgaaactaaattatgaaataagcTCTATCATGACAACAAAACAGTTTAAGGCGGCTCTGATTCTGCATTTCATTtgcacagaaccaaagcagcatcagaattGCATTTGGTGCTAGGGcctgaggtgggtcagagcagacataatttagtctggcttttatacACCATTGCTTTTTTacgcagaattttgagcaggccTCTAGTTGGATAAGCCAATTTCCCATTCCTGGACATGGCAAAAAGGCTAATGCAGGTGCAGAGCTTTTTATATAGTCTTAGATAAAAGTTAGCATGTTTTCTGAACAGAATTAAGAGCTCCTTTAGCTTTGTTAGACTAATGCAAATGTAATACCATCCATGTAAATGTTTCatagaataaaagtaattttttttcttgtccTTCATCAGCATATGTTCAAGCTTGAGCAAGAAAATGCTAGAATTTACATACGCATTTGACAGGTATGAAATAAAGcaatgtgtgacgaggaggagggcgtgcaCCCTCAAGGCCCAgcaacgccctcctcctcgtcacagacacAATGTAACAGACTCACTTTTAAATGAGTGAAACAATAGAAAAGACTGTCAGTCATTCTCTTCCCTTCAGGATTCACCAAATGTTTGGGGATACTGCATCAGGGAACGATGAGATTCTTGTCCCACAGATAAAAACAATTTTCAGCCAAGCAGCCACGATCATCCAAAGAGCATGGAGAGCACATGTTGTTAGTGGTGTTACATTTAAGAAATTTTTTTCCTCTAACATGGTTAAATACACCAATAAAAATCAGCACATACCTCTGCTTGTCATGTGTAGGATTTTGCTGTTTTCAAGCATCTTAAGAAACTTGTGAGCTTCCATAATCTAGGGGACCCATGTCTCCTCAGGTTTATTAACCCTGCAGAGGTAAGTTAGATTATGTAAACAGTGCAGGTCAAGTTTAATTTAGATATTTTTCCTATTTGTAAAATTGTATGCATGAATGTTTTGTTTTAGGCAAACATTCTTGATGCTGCTTCAGGGGTCCTCATCAGATTTAAACTGGGTGGGGTGAGTGCTagcgttatttatttgtccatcaTTAGTATTTGTGCTGAAGAACATTGTAGagttgttgatgtgttgttgtgttgtgttgtaaaAGGTTACATTATTTGGAAGGTAATTATGGTGTAAACAGACAAAtttcaaaacatttgtaaatattcCAGACAGCCTTTCCCCCCAACACCTACTATAAAATCTACACTCGCGCACCAATAGTGGACATGTGTGCCTCCAGCCCTAAAGATTACACACATGCACTGCTAAAGAAACCTGTTCCAAGCCAGATCCATAATGGCCAGCAGATGATTTACGATGATCAATCTGGGTGGTACCAATGGGTGGAGAATAATGGCTGGAGGATTTCGTCTTGCAAGGTGATATTTCCAGTTTGGACACTTTATCATTTGGATATCAATTCACTGAACTCAATcattcaatacaatacaatattaatTGACTCTTCAACCATTTGTGCCTATTTTTTATGAGTCATTTGCTATTTCAACTATATAGTTACAATCAGaatacaaaaaaagttttttttttttttttttttttttttttgcatgactgAGAATTATTtgtcttattatttattttgcatgacTGAGAATTATTATATAGAAGGACTCCTGTTCGTGAGTACTGAGCACAGAGAAACGGCTCTGTTGGAGGAGAAATCTGCACAAAGAATGATAAATTCACTGGAACAGATTGGACCAAATCCAGTTTCAGAGCAGGAGGTGCATGAACTGCTTGCACTGACCAATGCTTTCAATTTTGATGAGTAATTAAGTTATTTGTATGCATTTAATACACATCAGTCGCATGAAATATGCatcatgaaaattattttgtaCATAGTGCATCCTTTAGATAAAATTctcttttcttgtttgtttgtttgtttgtttgtttgtttgtttgtttgttttaataaacataCTCAGGTATGCCAGTGAATGGAGGGATTTGGGTACCAGCAATTGTTGGATATTTAACAAAGGTAAGACTGTAAGGTTGTGTCCCTCATTGAACTTTGACCAATTCTAAGCACTTTTGTTGCATTATAGCTCTATCTGTTGGCCAAGATGGATATTGACACCTCGCTCTCTATCTCCCTTGTTTAGATGAAATGCCTGTGCTTGATACATGTGAGTTCCCTCAAATGACGGTCAAGTGGTGACCCAGAACAGGATAGCAACTAAGACTGAAAAtgtttgtatgaaatattcaaataaaaaaactgtcaTGAATGCTGGCAAGTCCTGCTTCTACTGCATTAAATgaacctatctgtctgtctgtctgtctttctatctatcatctctctgtctataacttttttgaaagttttttttaatgatatttaattaataattttctgatGTAATATTGCAATATAcctacttaaagtgatagttcacccaaaaatgaaaatcctctaatcatttactcaccctcatgccatcccagatgtgtatgactttcttcactgtacatcttgccatcgcagtctctaggcacgatcatgatttcaaactcgattacacttcctagtgcttaacgCATGCAcggagcgctagatggcgctgtaggaagtgtaatcgagcttgaaatcatgatccctAAGGAGATgtctgtcaagatgtacagtgaaaagggagttatattttggtctgttctcacccaaaaccaactagatcgctttagaagactttgattaaaccactggagtctgatggattatgtttatgctgactttatctgctttctggagcttcaaaggcctgatcaccattcacttgcattgtatggaccaacagagcagagatattcttctaaaaatcttagtttatgttcagcagaagatagaaagtcatacacatcttagatagcatgagggtgagtaatgatgagagaattttcatttttggttgaactatccctttaatgtcagtGCCTGTCATCGAAATAGAACGAAACTTTACCTGCGTTCCAAACGGGATTAATCAGCTTTGGAAGGTCACTTCGaaaggagaacaatcatgatagccatgctgtgagatcgcttcaaacagaatttccaataaaaaatgACCTAAAAGGTGAGTTccgaatgttttatttttttttaaccccacACTTTTCAGCCCCCCAGAGCTGTCACACTGtatggtaaagtctttgaagggaatagggcatagggatgatcacttctgaatggaccGCACACTTTTATTGATGAGACGTTCTGAAATAACGCGAGACTCTTGTGCAGGACTCGCAGCCAATCAGATGTTCTGTGCAGTTCGCAACCATGGCGGACTACAAAGAGGCTCCTCTGGCTACAAGGCCAAAAACATTAGATCCAGCCGAATATTTCAATCTTTCACCTGATTACCGACGGGCTGAGGAGGAGAGAACGGCGCTAAAGGCTCGCCTTAAGAGGCAGTATATGGTGCAATTAAACAATCCTCACCGGAAAGAGCTTATTGTAAGACAAAGATCTACCAAAGATCATTCGCTCGGAGTAAAACAGTTAATATAGTTCAATATTTCGCATCCAGAGCACATTGTAATAACgtgtaatttcataaaatgtTTATAGACTTTTATTTAGTATACATGCGTATTTTAGAAGTCAGTGTTGTCATATTTTGAACCATTAATGAGTGACCTTCAATGCTCGCTGGCTAGCAGTTGCTGCTGCTAGCTTGTTTTGGTCCATATGGTGTACCATTAGTCTGTATGTAGAagtattaaagggatggttctccCAAAAGTgagaattctttcatcatttactcaccatcatgttgctccaaatccctatgactttcttttttccatatgacacaaaaggagatgttaggcagaatgttagccttagtcacaatttacttttattgcatctttttttttttttttttttttcattaaatacaaatgaatggtgactgaggctaacattctaactAAGATCTCtaagtgttccacagaagaaagtcataggggtttggaacaacattagggtgagtgaatgatgacagaattttcaattttgtttgaactatccctttaaattactaTAAGATACTCCGAACTGCACCATGGACAGTTTCCAAAAGGGCAACATGACATGTTCAAGCCATGTTTGTTTGATAAGATTGAGTGATCcacttgcatgtttgtttactcATAGGAGGATCCTGCTCTTACAAGGTGGACATATGCACGCACCAGCAACATATACCCCAACTTCAGACCAACTCCTAAAACTTCATTGTTGGGTGGCTTGTTTGGAGTTGTACCCCTCTTCGTCTTGTACTTTGTGTTTAAGACAGACCGGGTGAGCTGTAATACATTTTTCATCTGATTCAGACTGCTGTATTAATTCTTGTTCAGTTTTGCACTTATTCGCTGTCGGTTTAGTACTCCTATTGACATTATGTAGATTTAAACAATATCCTGAAATCAAGTGTTACATGTGCAAAGATGACAAATTGCAATAAGTCACAGCTATTTGAACCAGATTTTTCTTGCTTTTCCAGGACAAAAGGGAGGGCAAGATAAAAGCAGGGAACTATGAGCGCCCTTATAAGCTGTCATCCTGAGAGCAAATAGTTGTTTTCTGATTCAACTGTTTATTGTATCTAATATTACTTGTAATTATCAAATAAAAGTCTTTATTGTTGAAAATTCCTTTGTCACTGTGACTGAAGACAGATGTAAGGAGACCGTTAGTGCACAGGGCGGGAACTTGTTTtcagaaatagttttgcgttccctcgcagtaagttttgcgtgcccttgcaatagtttgcgtgccgtcgcaatacattttgcgttcactcgcaataaatttatcatggttttactacaggaaccatattttaaccatgatattcaaagtgaaaccatagtgattaTTCAGGAAAACGAAaactggtaataaaaatcataattttgtggttattgttttactatacaaataccttagtttaactatggttttactatatggTAAACTATGGTTTTACTTTGATGGaaataattttactatagtaatattgtagcctAGTAACGACTGTTGCAAAAccgtggttttactatagtaaaattgcagtaaccatgttttgttttgtttttggtggaaaccatggttttaatacagtattacAGGTTTTACTACAGATTAAACATGGTAGTTCTTGTGGGTACTATGATTTCACTACAAAtagatatttgtagtaaaaccataagcacaaaattattatttttattaccatagtattcattttcctgtattctctatggttttactacgaatatcaaggttaaaatattgttactatagtaaaaccatggaaaatttattgcgagggcactCAATCTTATTGCAAGGGGACGCAAaaactatttaagaaaaaaattcctGCCCTGTCCTATAAGGGGCTCCATAATTAGTACTGATGTGTAAGAA comes from Myxocyprinus asiaticus isolate MX2 ecotype Aquarium Trade chromosome 41, UBuf_Myxa_2, whole genome shotgun sequence and encodes:
- the LOC127432015 gene encoding uncharacterized protein LOC127432015; this translates as MTTHELKLQQSTCQSAETASVSCVASNHERFNTHIYKTRFQNVSGHEKLHPEESAQHIHNKKDSETAATSSPPPHLTGQKKSCRYVQIRQLILLRSKKDSNRTSTDQRESARFTTVISISLPTKRNKKDTVEDTEETLPVEIDFNEAIKKTANQHHTELKDLISPTCNKSDGELLKDGPKVPFDDDSISTLQNQHGLNIPNQIRDTGIQHNIGLHKHMQTVHSDSQKHSTQPAFEIQTKVSKCSVANKESRTSDIHRENTPTTPHYHNNRTSLGEDSGLKIVNQVLPFHTSHSGSTPEPELSLINPASDMLSSALVSVLAPPWSGRLRRPKQGSSELEQNCGQSVNPSTLFRQDHRQQPFIATRRLPAEHMLQEPNDSDMQFTAGTSYSTLDWQKENNSPNVTTAVQSKRPIVKSSSVNTYRCVPTSLDTGQILSLPPSEERRGYTMSNTEDQNEPFKSLSSKPTTSSLLLSLRRSNLRRSNAESTQMDSQITRSLTLPHRSVLKNAQYTPSVTPDDQAGETLMSYPFPDTPSKMGILDISHFPSSPRIKRIVALEKPMLINKTETDILKKPEGSVVRAEEEPFQLSPTHSNQPGIVKAQQHCHLVNLRKYSNIDNSNPVEQSTANNTKLHNLNTTISSKEKTNVNLDYPQTVRNVESQSTQNIPDSNSMSMRTFTDRLNFSPRKENSSVDGNNTTNWGHIYLDSKKHSLSSQSSMELSSPLSPSRSIRGIQIQSIYSYLRESSPNVSTPNSPSTPFSHLQRAVTSSSPKQDGGVILHGDREPLVSRFSFDLSPIEPQVKASKRGSNGSSALITPAQSLPPDFGRRSAPRLSTSPYSTLISSRPALNSTIQGLSSPPAPKQHDRSTSDTATIRADPIKGDPTSSPSIYTSITRRPKEQLASPERDKRTENAFQVYTCALDNHRPAQPCLSQTVPDASFVMESQSANITTHPRKHCTGPNNIPQQENDGSMILHLDKGNGYPKHRRQLETYLLSNKLTAESETPFTAEKEISALQMHERLQEIQSPNSKKALFALQVKKDNVTLDPMPDKEVVPPQYLKTKRNSPVFKTSSRIDQMLNRLKMTFSVKRLENTLDTVTKKSRTPTQQPSDTKNLEKNMTVEKKSSRIQWEPPKTSLATDKAYFPSLESLSPLTLKKSWNTLNVNQQNRCKDEKKCSGIQWEPPNSALTIDKASLPSSESLSPVKLKKSDNTLNVGQQNRCKDDKNFSWSKWEHPNSSLTVDEASFPCLESASPLTLRKSKNTLIVDQHNRFKDEYKCSWSQWEHPKSSLSMDESSLHSLEYLSPFKLPHKWCSDENGNRSSGSSFSPHTLKPHGMNRSATLPHYKKSSVGPPSPFYLFDFDSEDIQNDNVFYSPLSKKSNSLCESDNDPQLCVSKSTVQQNLMRTRLSSSCADLKYGLDNRRSFSVSSVFTSRPSGPKRISTSSISDLSSLEDFSSKGSFTKFDSPINNRNSPSYGAKYVTSNQTQPGCPLPDDHLWTTDKQENFLEDADPTPPPSPPFSPSSRRISQAPAISSPIRTTPDNLSPRGILPSRSYTTSLTVFEESSSDTTTDDEYYLDDGDEVETEL
- the LOC127431903 gene encoding NADH dehydrogenase [ubiquinone] 1 beta subcomplex subunit 4-like — protein: MADYKEAPLATRPKTLDPAEYFNLSPDYRRAEEERTALKARLKRQYMVQLNNPHRKELIEDPALTRWTYARTSNIYPNFRPTPKTSLLGGLFGVVPLFVLYFVFKTDRDKREGKIKAGNYERPYKLSS